The DNA segment taaagacaaacagctcagaaacaagattattcagttagtcaaagttcagtggagtcgacatggaacTGAAGAagagacttgggagactgagttagatatgagacagagatttccataGTTgattcattgatgtgagtccttattctgttttctgttattttattatcttatgtgtatacagactgcatatacagcttgcttatgatttcgaggacgaactcatgccttagagggggagaaatttAAGGctcggaattatttaattttaatccgaaaatatttaatttgggaatatttagagtttagaattaaattctaatattcttaaatgaataatgattgaaattgaattaaatcaatTTTTTGGGGACTGGATTgaaaatagccaaaagttcagggattAAACTGCAattatgctatatatatatatatatatctcatttTCACTTTATTTATCATCATTTACACGTGAAGGCATCAGAAGAAAGGCAGAACACGGTTGAAACCCCCCAAgactccattttttttttatcttcaaaGCTCCGTTAATTttcgatccgaccgtcagaaattcaaaataaatatatatctgcgatcaccgctccgagagctatgttttggtacaagtttcattcacttttctcatatttgaattttatgttgaagatgggtttttatgatttttggatatatgtGTATATGAGTTAGCACCGATTATATATTCGCAAATAGATCGGTAAAAGACTGGCGttcggatttgatatgattttatgaagctATTTCGAAAACCTCCTATTTTTGAATATCTTGGTTTGGCCGAGAATATGTTGATATGTTGGTGATTTAGATTGAAGATGATTGGTGTATTGAATTTGATATTGATTCGGGTGTCgggttttagccgttatgccgccggttttaGAATTTGATAGTAGATACCAAATTAAGCGATCAGAAGGTCATAGCGGGTACATTTATGTTATTTGATATACCTGCTTTTGTActcattgatactggtgcatctcattcttttatttctgcacgttttgtaaAGAGACATAAGTTTTCATACATATCACTAGACACAGTGGTTGTTGTTTCTACTCCAATGGGTCAGTCTGCGTTGGCTAAGCGCCTAGTgttgggttgccctttagagttcgaagggaatgttttgatgtcaaaTATCATGATATTAGCACTGGAAGATTTTGATTGCACTCTAGAAATTGATATGTTGACAAcataccgagcttcagtggattaTTATCAGAAACTGGTGCGTTTTCATCCGGTTGGTGATGATAGCTGGttcttctatggtgagggagcgcgacctcagatgcctttggtatcctcTATGAGAGCTTGTCGTGCTCTGGAGTCTGgtggggaaggttacctcatttatgcagtcaATACATCCGCTGGAAGTGTTGGTATAGAAGCTTTAccagttgtgaatgaattctcAAATGTGTTTCTAGATGAGTTTCCAGGATTTCCACCAGCACGTGAAGTTGAGTTCGGCATATATTTGATGCCAgggacttcgcctatttctcgagcaccatatcgtttgtctccgtcagagatgcgtgaattgaagaagcaacttcaGGATCTATTGGACAAGggttacattcgtcctagttTTTCTCCTTGTGAAGCGCCTGTTATATTCGTGAAAAAGAAGAATGAGTTTATGCGtctatgcattgactatcgtcagttgaacagggtaacaatcaagaacaagtattctTTGCCTCGTATAAAtgacttatttgatcaattgcagggtacttcagtttactcaaagatttatttgagatttggatatcatcagatgagagttcgagatcaggatatagccaacACATCATTTAGGACCAGGTATGATCATTATGAGttcctagtaatgccatttgggttgactaatgcaccggctgtattcatggatttgatgaatcgAGTATTTCATGAATttctggacaagtttgtcgtcgtgttcattgacgatatcttaGTATATTCACATGATGTGAATGAACATGCGTATCATTTGAGACTTGTGTTGCAGACTCTTAGGGAAAGACGGTTATACGCtaagttgagtaagtgtgaattttggcttgattgtgtggtatttcttggccacattatatccagggatggagtttctgttgatccgagcaagattgagttGTAATGAATTGGTTGAATCCGAATACGGTAGCTAAGATCCGTATTTTTCTGAGTCTGGCTGGATATTATTGTTGCTTTATCGCGAATTTCTCATAGCTAGCTCAACCTTTGACAAAACTTACTCGGAAGAGCGTGAAGTTTGAATGGTCCTCAGAATGTGAAGAGAATTTCTGCGAGCATCGTAGGtagttgacttctgcgcctgtGTTGGCGTTACCGTCTgcatctggagggtatgtggtgtacactgatgcttctcttcagggactggaatgtgtcctgactcaaaacttgcatgtgattgcatacatCTCTAGACAGTTGAAAGTTCACGAGAacaattatccagtgcatgatcttgagttagcagctattgtatttgcattgaagatatgacatcattatctgtatggcgagagatttgagattttcacagatcacaagagtctcaagtatttgttcacccAAGCGAAGTTGAACacgagacagagacgttggatgaatttgctgaaggattatgattttgaaattaaatacAATCGAGGAGCTGTTAATCTcactgttgatgccttgagtcgcaaggtgcgtgTCCGAACTCCAGACTTGTTCTGTGGCAAGTgcaattgaagattgttgttcttcaaggtataccttcaagcataagaaaagTATGCAGGGAATTCAAATGTTTGcaattctatctgagccagctttgttttctcggattcgagatgctcaaatGTCTGACCCGAAGATCCAGCGTTTGGCTCTTTTAGCTAGAGATGATagtacatctggatttcattatcagtcataTGGTTTTCTCTATTTTTCTGGCCGTATTGTTGTTTCGgaggatgatactctgagggaggagattttatctcaggctcATCGTtataagttgagtattcatccagaaAGCgaaaagatgtacaaggatttgcgtactaggttttggtggaaaggaatgaagagaagtgtgtatcagtatgtttctagatgtttggtgtgtcatcaggtcaaggcagagcaccgacgacctagaGGATTTCTTAacagtttacctattcctgagtggaaatgggagttgataacgatagactttgtgacccatttaccggtgtcctcgaggaattgtgatgctatctgggttgtggtggatcgacttaccaagtcagcacattttattccttataatcgggactacagttttgataggatgacatgtttgtacatccaggagattgtccgattgcatggagtgccttTGAGCATATTCaacgatcgagaccccaggtttacttccagattctgggagagtcttcagcgcgccatgggtactactcttagcatGAGTACGGCATATCACCCAGAGattgatgggcagtcagagcgcacgattcgtactcttgaagacatgttgcgtgcatgttctttggattttggttcagcttggcaagatcagttgtcattgattgagttcgcgtacaacaacagttaccattgtagtattgggatggctccgtttgaagcgttgtatggacgacgatgtcgtactccactgttctgggaagaagtgggggagcgaaaGGTaaagggaccagagttagttcAGCAGGCcattgatattgttggacataTCAAGAAGcgaattaagactgcacatgtagtagcccgtatacagaattaacgattaataagtaTTTAATCGTGTAattatgtttggattaagtaaaacatgattaaggaaattccagaagggttaacaaagtccagaaatggatccagaacactcgaaaatggtttggagggtcccaagattcgagtgggatcggaaccaccgatccaggatcggaacttccgatcttggtgagttcggaaccacatcggaagcagggagatcggaacgtccgatcaggatctgagcttccgatggctgtcggtgacaggtgtgtggttgcatgtggaccgaattgacatgTAGCgaacggagctttcgatcgggggaacggagcttccgatctacacgttcggagcttccgatcgaggaacggagcttccgatcgatgcctataaatatgaggtccgagctcctcatttcttgccaattccgagctTATATCTAAGGCGTcagtctgagcagttgtatatagttatcccagatatggatacactgtcatttgcatgcatcatatttgtatgtttatccgtgctttcgtattgagcttagagctcacgtccagtattttttgtgtatctggataccctatttcgACGGGGTagatgtaggtgcaggattgagcaccaggagcctggaggagccagcgaccttgaagacagcagtatttagctgtaggtttttatctaagtaattcgattgggttgtataaattgagtttgttagtcggttgtattctgtcggtctgcttgtatttaagtcttccgcagcgattttatttaatgcatgtttaattatgctcttaactctgattaggtagtggattcgggtcgggtctctacatttattggtatcagagcactgcatgcaagggacttaggaaattaataataagacttcttgattatccttgtaggattgattgaggcctaacgaaagaagatttggttcttcattgtcAAGGTTTGCGGCATgagtctttactataaggaatgcagcagtgataagaacaccagtagtagcatatgaaagagtgggtgcccggtgagccaacttgtggctaagggcattgatgactctttgtataaacaatctttttgtttaatataatttacacttttattaatggcaatgactttatctttcttcatattgttatattgtgatatactattgtttttttgataaagaccttgaatataatatagtgtatgtaagatgtggtagtacatggggatgtctatcatgaaacacatcttatagtcactgtatattctaaacagttcctagtcgattgagccgtccgttaataaggataaggatcgctcgagtttgagactagcatttgcgatgcagagtaccacgtttcattggtaaggaacatagagatgttcgaagcatgcaaatggatattcatacgatgaatgatcgaactaccctat comes from the Henckelia pumila isolate YLH828 chromosome 1, ASM3356847v2, whole genome shotgun sequence genome and includes:
- the LOC140874211 gene encoding uncharacterized protein yields the protein MLFDIPAFVLIDTGASHSFISARFVKRHKFSYISLDTVVVVSTPMGQSALAKRLVLGCPLEFEGNVLMSNIMILALEDFDCTLEIDMLTTYRASVDYYQKLVRFHPVGDDSWFFYGEGARPQMPLVSSMRACRALESGGEGYLIYAVNTSAGSVGIEALPVVNEFSNVFLDEFPGFPPAREVEFASSTFDKTYSEEREV